One Fibrobacter sp. UWR4 DNA window includes the following coding sequences:
- the rpsL gene encoding 30S ribosomal protein S12 — MPTIQQLVRNGREQISNKTASVALKSCPQKRGVCTRVYTSTPKKPNSALRKIARVRLSNKMEVTAYIPGEGHNLQEHSIVLIRGGRVKDVPGVRYHIIRGTLDTQAVNGRQNGRSKYGVKKKGAAPAKK, encoded by the coding sequence GTGCCTACTATTCAACAGCTCGTCCGCAACGGACGTGAACAGATCAGCAACAAGACCGCTTCCGTGGCCTTGAAGTCCTGCCCCCAGAAGCGCGGCGTTTGCACCCGTGTTTATACCAGCACCCCGAAGAAGCCGAACTCCGCTCTTCGTAAGATCGCTCGTGTACGCCTTTCCAACAAGATGGAAGTTACCGCTTACATCCCCGGCGAAGGCCACAACCTCCAGGAACACTCCATCGTGCTCATCCGCGGTGGTCGTGTGAAGGACGTTCCGGGTGTTCGTTACCACATCATCCGTGGCACCCTGGATACCCAGGCTGTTAACGGTCGTCAGAACGGTCGCTCCAAGTACGGTGTCAAGAAGAAGGGCGCCGCTCCTGCAAAGAAGTAA